Within the Erigeron canadensis isolate Cc75 chromosome 6, C_canadensis_v1, whole genome shotgun sequence genome, the region tattgttttattaagaTATAAATTTCCTGATATAATGCTGATtctcttgatttttttattattgatatatttctAGATCAGTTTTTATTGAgtaattgtttatattttaaccaAATTAAACTTAGTTAGGGTTTCAATTGTGTCTGCTGCAGTTCAACCATATAttacatttttgtaattttttttggtatGTGATGTGAAAAGTTGTTGGCTTGCTGGATTTTAAAAACTTGTGTGGTTTATTAATTTGTAGCTGTGAGGATGGCGAGCGATAATCGGCGTAGTAGTAAGAGAGTTAAGGATAACGAGAATGTAAATTTGAATGAGAAAAAGACGCCAACATGTGGGTCGCCCGCGTCTAGCGTAAAGAGGTTATCCAAAGAATCGCCTTTAAAGAAACAGACGATAGAGAGTCCGGTTAAAGAAGGTTTGAGTAATACACGCAAGTCTAGTCGGCTTGAGGGGAGGGATCCTATAGCTGCTACTCCGGTTAAAAAATTGACGACGCCTGTGAAGAGGAGTGATAGAGTTAACAAGGTTGTTAAAAAAGCGGGTTCACCAAGTTTGAAGTCGAAGAAGGGGAAAAATTTGAGGAGCTTGAAGCACTGTTTGATGGATACTAGTGAACATAAGAAAGACAGAAATAAGGGTTCTGATGTTGGTGGTaggaaaagaaagagagaggCCGCTTCCGTTACGTTGTCTGCTGAGCCTCAACGTGTTAAAACTGAAGGTCGGTGAACTAATGTGGTTTTCGTTATTTAATTGGTCATCAGTCCATAGTTTAGCTTTGATATGATTCTTTAAATGTTGAAGAATATGTTACCGAACTCTTGTTTTTTGGCATGTAGGTGAAGACAGTGATCACGAAAGTCAGGAGAAGTCGTCTAAAGCTGATTCCAGTAGCAGTAGCGGTACAGCTTCTAGCCATGACTTCCTAGatacttgttctttatctttatccGTGTAGCGGGTTCTGGAtaatcattttgttttgtttattttggatTATAGATGTGGAGGAGCTAGAAAAACCAGATGAAGTATGTCAACCTGATACCAGTAGGACAGAATGTAGTAACTTCAAGTCTCTGGAAGGTAAAGATGGCAATGATGGTGAATGCAGTGACAAGACGGGAGAAGATTTTACTCCTAATGCTTCTATAAGACAATCCAGAATGTCATATATGAAAGAATCACCGAGTGACGCAACATGTGACACAGAGATGTCTGACAAATCTAGTGTTAAGGTTGGTCAACTATAGATATACCGTTACATTTCACTACATGCAGTTAAATTAGTCGACAAACGTAGATTCTTATTGCGTAATCCTATTATTACAACTTAGTGCGAGGATTAATGCTAATTTGTAGATGACTTGATGATGGCTCACCATCTGGCATAAcattttcattatatatgtaAGCCGAGTCAATGAGTCATTCAAATTCCCCTCTTTTGATGCTTGCACTAGGATAGGACGGCATGTGAAGCAGATGGTGCTGCTGAAGCTGTAGAAATGATAAAAGGTGTGAAGAACATTAAGTCAGGTGTTCTTTCAGTGTCAGGAGTTCCAGAGTCAATATGGGATACTAGAGAAGTGGAAGTCTCAGACACAAAAGGTTTGAAagttaacttcttttttttttcttatagaAGGCAAAGATCTGAAAGAATCATGTGAGCCATGCTCACATGAATGTCTTTCTGCATTCCTGTTTCAGAACTTTCTTTTTAGAAATCTTTTTAGCGCATCATTTATCTTGTCCAGGTTTGCAGAAGCAATACTTTGTTAAATACAAAGGTCTTGCTCATATTCACAATCAGTGGGTATCAGAAACTCGGTTGCTTGTTGAAGATTCACTGCTTGTGGAAAATTTTAGCAAAAATGGTTCGGTAAATAAGTTCTTATTCTTCTGCCAttcttctattttttatttaccaGTGTATTAGTTTAAAAGAAATTGAACTTTGAAGTTTAGTTACAAACCGTTAGAACTTGACCCTTTTCCAGATGAAGTGGAGTGAAGAATGGACCGTACCACAtaaattgttgaagaaaagACTGTTATTGTCTTTAGAGCCTCTACAAGAGTGTCAGAAGATTACAGGTAAGGTCTTGAAGTACCATCACGAATGGCTTGTGCAATGGCAAGCCCTTGGTTATGAGCAAGCTACATGGGAATCAGAGAGTAATCCTGTCTTAGATTCACCTGAAGGACATAACCTCATAAAAGAATATGAGTGGCTATATTTATTTAGTCATCATGGAAACAAAAAGACACATGTTTCATCAAATGATAAGGTATATATTTTTACTCTGTtcccttttcattttttgaGTGGTTACAGTTCTTTATTCAAAAACTTTCCTTGGAAGTGGTATCATGCACCTACCTAGGATAGAATGGATTGTTATCTTCATGAAGTCACAAAGATAGTAAACTGTCTCCCAAATATTCCTTGCTTAAAAGACGAGGTACCGAGCTGGCAAACATTTTCACAAAGGTTAATTGTAAAGCATACGGCTACACAGactttatatgtatctagttgTGCTCCAATTTCAGGAGGAATGGTATATACACTATTATATAGCATAAAAAGAAGTCAGTAGTTAGGGCAATATATAGGTCATCATCAAAATGATTTGATCTTTTTTGATtcagattattatttttaatttgtttaatttctttGTTTGGTTTTAAGAGCATCTTCTGTGCAAGGTCCAATAAAAGGTTCAAACTTATGAAGAGgttcatttttttaatcaagCATAGCGAGAGGGGCTGAAATGAAGGGATTAAATTTAGGAATAGTAACTGCTCTATTTGAGTATTTAAATATCTCATTTCCTGTTCTAGTTGGCTAAGTTTGGTGTTATTTTTGATTATCATTGTTCTTGTATTGGAGACTAGCCCCGCTCGAAACGGGCCGGCTATCTCAagtgttttttaataaatttccGAATTTCCAGATTCGATCATAGGGTGTGctctaattttttatatgaattgACTATGTTAAAATGACACACACACGTATGTTAATACCCAGATCTTGTCACAAGTTTGAACCTTGGATAAtggatttcttttttttttttccctgtcAAAGCAGACTGAAGAAATGACAGTCAAACTTCCAAGTATTCCTACTTGCAGCCCACCTGGAATGGAAAATATCCATTTAGGTTATGTTAAGAACTTACATGATGCATGGAGCAAAGGGCAGACCAGCTTAATTTTCGATGACCAGGTGATTTTCTAAgcttttattaaacatgtaatatGTATTTGCCTTCTATGCATCAACTTTTTCTTTGTAGTGAAGTTATCTTTGCTAGTTATGGTTACATAAATGCAAGTATATAACTGTGTTAAGACTTGTGAAGTAATATGATTCAAGTTTTACACACTTGCAGGAGCGGATAATGAGGATTGTTCTATTCATCCTCTCATTAAAGGATGTAACTCTGCCTTTCCTACTAATCACGACGTCTGATTCCATATCACTATGGGAAGCTATGCTCTTAAAGATAGTACCTTGTAATGCCCTTAAAGTATCCCTTGAGGACAAAGATGAAAAGAGAACTTGTAGATTGCTACAAGTACATAAGGAAAGTGGTCAGTTAGCATTCCAAATACTTCTGTACCATGTTGAAACATTTGTTAAGGTATGTCAATTAAATTTTCTGCATGTGTTTCTAATGCATGATGTTGTTTATCCATGGtaattttgttctattttgcaTGTCATATTTACAGgatttaaatatgttaaaatcTATAAAATGGGAAGCAGTCACGGTAGATGAATCCCAGAGTTCTGAGATCTCTGCTCATTTCAGTCACATCAAGAGCCTAACAACCAATAAGAGGTTGCTTGTGTTCTGTGGTCCATTAGGTGTAAGTTTCCTCCTCTACATTTGATCAGTTACAAGGCTTATTAGGACCATATGCTTCGCACCGGGATAAATAGGAATAAGAAACTGACTTTGTTTATATTATGACTTTAATACTCTTTTAAttctgttctaaaaaaaaataatattttaattgagTCGTTGAAAAAACAAGTGGAGACGGCAAATTCAAAAGTGACTTTATAGTTAAATGTGGTAATCAAATATTAAACAAGCAATTGTCGAAAATGCGAAGTGGTAATAAACTTACCCAAATACATATGCAGGGTTGTAAAACTTGGCCGACTTGGCCTAAAAATTGGATCGGACTTGCGGTCAAACAAGCTGAGTCTGGCTGGCTCGAACTAAAAATCAATTCAACGGGATTCGACTTGGGTCAACACAGGTCATTTGGCTGACTTGGGTCAAGTTCGGCTGACTCGGGACAAAACTCGGTTCAAACATggtcaaaattttttttttttcttaaaagctttaaacaaaaatataaatccTTTAATTGGTTCAAGTTTATGTTTCTAAACAAttaagtttgaactttgaagtattatgttaatgtttctaaacaattatgtttatgtttgaagTTTCTAATATGTTTCTAGTTTTCTATTGCACTATagaatcaatttttttttgttttattaaaaactcAATCTGGGTTTTCCCAAGGAGTCTTCAAAAACTCCTAAccccgccgccgccgccgccgatCAGATTTCGAGCCATAAGTTCACCAAGCTTGCAAGTATGTTAAGTGATAATAAGCTTAGGCCCCACATGATTTAGTGGTCACTTGTCCTgctctttttgaaaatttatcatAAGGGTAGTAAATAGGTAGATTTTGTGTATTTAAAGAGTGAATTAGTTTTTAATGTATGGCAGGTGAGCATGACTAGTTACGTTGATGTGCTTTCACTGCTAGATTGTGATGTCATATCAAAAACAGAATTGGATGATATCAGCAAGTTGAAGGAAACTTTGTCAAAGTTGATTGCATATGAATGCAAGTCTGGCAGCTATACCAAGTTTGTAGAATTTTGGGTTCCGGTTCAGATATCCAATGTGCAGCTTGAGCAGTATTGTTCTATGCTACTTTCGAATGTTTTGGCTCTTAGTTCATATTCAAAAAGTGATACTGTTGGGGCCCTACATGACGTTCTTGTGTCTAATCGCAAGGTTTTTCTTTTACACTATTTGTAGTTAAATCCATTGAAATGCTGTTATGCTGCACATTATATcatttatttgattgattttatGTTTCTGTTTATAGTGCTGTGATCACCCATACATTGTTGACCAAACCCTTCAACGTGCCCTTACAAAGGATCTTGAGCCTGCCAAGTTCTTAGACGTTGGCATTAAAGCAAGTGGCAAACTGCAATTTCTGGATTTGATACTCCCTGAGATGAGAAAACGCCAACTCAGAGTACTTATTCTTTTTCAGCCTTTAAGTGGGTCTGGAAAAGATTCAGCTTCAATTGGAGATATATTGGATGATTTTATTCGTCAGAGATTTGGTGAAGACTCTTATGAGCGTGTAGATGGGATTGGAATGATTCCTTCAAAGAAGCAAGCTGCTCTTAATAACTTTAACGATAAAGAGAGGGGTAGATTTGTGTTTTTACTCGAATATCGTGCATGTCTTCCTAGCATTAGATTGTCATCTGTAGACgctataatcatatttgacagtGATTGGAACCCTGCAAATGATTTAAGAGCGTTACAGAAAGTAGCGATTGATTCACAGTCGGAACAAATTATGATTTTCCGATTATATACTTCTTCAACGCTGGAGGAAAAGATTCTTAGACTTGCAGAACACAATACAACTATCGACAGCAAGTTGCTGAATCTAAGTAGGAGCACTAGTGATGCGTTACTCATGTGGGGTGCCACGTACTTGTTTGATAAATTAGATGAGTTTCATAGTGCCTCTGGCCTGCTTTTATCCTCTGAAGTAAACGTGTGGAATAAGTTAACAGAAGAGTTTTTAAACTTGATTTCACACATACCCAATAACACAGATGAAGCAAAGATGTTAATTACAAGGGTTCAACCAGTTTGTGGATCTTATGGTAAAAATCTCCCATTGCCAAGTGTAGCAAATGAAAAACAACCTCACATGTTTTGGAAAAATTTGTTGGTGGGTAGGAATCCGAGCTGGAAGTATCTGTCCACATCAACACCAAGGCAGAGAAAAAGACCCAGTTATTCTGAGGCGTCACCTGCAAAAGCAAATGTTAGCAATGATGAAGTTGGACGCAAGCGTAAAAAGAATGCAAATAACATTGTTCAACCTGTTGCATCAAAGCCAATATTAGAAGAAGCTGAAATCGCAAGTGAgttatatgaaatttttaatgTTCGTTGTAACTGTGACTTCTTATTTTAATATCGTCACGTTCTTTCAGGGGATTCCAGAGTTCCTTCACATAATGTGTCACAATCCCTTGGTGATGCAAGCTGTAATGAGATGAGCTTTCGAGATCTCCTGAAGCTCAATATTTCTAAATTATGTGAAGTTCTCAGGTTATCGGTACGTTTCAAAATCTATTTGTTTAGACATAAAACAGGAACATCTCATAATACTGTTTTATACATCCTGTTATATGTGAATGCAAATGTTTGTTGTTATTCTATTATGCTACCATATCTTTCCATATGTTACTTGCTTATGCTTATCTGGATTTTCATTTACTTGCTGTAAATGCAGAAGGATGTCAAGATAGTGGTGGAAAGATTTCTCGAATATGTAATTGAGAATTATCGGGTCGTCAAGGAACCTGCAAATACGCTACACGCTTTCTTGATATCCCTGGTTAGAACCTATTCTGTTATTCTAAAGAAATTGATAGAGATTCTTTAATCAACTTGGTAATCGATACACTGTTGCTCCAGTGTTGGATTGGTTCTGCATTGTTAAAGCACAAGCTTGATAGGACGCAGTCCGTTGTTCTTGCAAACAAACACTTGGATTTCAGATGCAATGAAGAAGAGGCACAGTCAGTGTACTTGAAGCTAGAAACAGCAAAGGATAAGTTCTTATATCAAACTCAGAATCAAAATAAAACCAATATTTCAGGTGATTTTATACCACCATCCCAACCTATTTCTACCAAGTCATTAGATCCAACGGTTATGGTAGAGATTCTAGAAAGCCAACCTATTCAAGTTGATGATGCGATACTCTTTGTGGAGCATAGGAACTCTGAAATCTCGAAACAGATATCAAGTGATTGCCACCAAGGTGACATTATCAATCTTGACATGTCAGATCCTATGGAAGCCCAGAATGGTTCCCGCAACTCCAATGGTTGCCATTCACCTTATGGTCATTCAGTTTTACAAGATCTGGTAAGGATTATCATTGGCTTTTCAATTTAAaatctaattaaatatataatttaaattatttgaAACTTTCAGGAGATCCAAAAGGAATCTGCCCAAGCTAATGAACATCTAGTGGACCCAAGTTCTTTGCCAAAAAGCAATAATCTGCAAACCGTAGAACAGCAGTCTGATTCACATTCAACTCTTGGTGAACAACAGCCTGATACACATTCAGCTGATAGAGTGGATGGCCAACCAAGCAATGAACCAAGTAACCATTCCCAAGATTCCGAGGCACTATCTCAATCCGTGGAAGCTAGTGTACAGGTTTCTAATCAAGCTGCTACACCACATGGGTCACAGCTGTTTATTGGTCATGGATCTGACAACCATAACCAAGGGGTCTCAAGGATGTCTTCGTCTGATCCCCTTCAAGCTGAACTGGAAAAGTTATGTGAATTGAAGGTTACTGTTAACAAATGTCACGAAGCTATTGTGAGTCTCTACATTGTATCACCTTACTACTTCTAGAAAGTTTCTTTTTGCTTGCTTGATTGTGCTTCTGGGTGTGTATTTGCAGAAGGTGAAGCTAAAATCCGAGCATGAGAAAGAATTAGAAGAAATGATTGCTCGGATCAATCAAAAGTACGAAGCTAGAAATCAGGATGTGGAAGCAGCATTTCATTCAAAAAGGAAGGAAATTGATATCTGTTTCAACAGGGTAGTCAAGAGTAAAGTATTGGCTGAGACTTTCAGGTGCAAGTGTCAAGATCTGACCCCGTTTAACCCTGTTGAAATACAAGGTAagcttttcatttttctttctaaaacgTGATTGCATCTAGGAATATTTGAATTGTGGGTGATCTATTATCGAAGGGTTTCAATATTAAAAGAATGTTTCATATGTGTATAGGTATTCTTAAATACACTTTGCCTAGATTTGGATGGGCCTTGAGCAACTGTAATCTCATTGGAACAACGAGCAACCCCATTCTTGTCATTTGGTCGTAATAATCAGAAAGCGTTATGATAGTAATAAAGTTCAACGTGGCACTCACATTATAATGTGCTTTCACCTGGTCCAGTTTGGAGTTGCTTTTCatatgactaattaaccaactttataaaatttaaatttcattCTTGTCATTGGAACACCGAGCAACCCCATTCTTGTCTTTTGGTCGTAATAATTAGAAAGCGTTATGATAGTAATAAAGTTCAACATGGCACTTGCATTATAATGTGCTTTCACCTGGTCCAGTTTGGAGTTGCCatatgactaattaaccaactttataaaatataaatttcatttaAGGTATTATGACTTGATTGCGCTCTCAGAAAGATAATGTGTGTAGTTATGATCATGCGGGATTTTTTCTGATGTGAAATTTGCTAATGTAGATTACCTTCTATCAAAATGAAAATTCAAGTTCACGGTTTTTGTAGGCAAAACAAACTTTGTTACCTGAAATGCAAGTCCGCCTAAAGCGACCTTTATGGGCAATTTGCCATAAGCTAATTTACATTTGTTCATATTTACTGGACTTGAATTTGGTTTCTTTGTAAGAGATTGGCTGATCACTTTCTATTCAAGGATGATTGCATGAGTTTATGGTCACCACAAGTATATTCATTTCCTTCATTTTTCGcaaattataaaactaattcTGTTGCAGTTATTCAATCAGGAGGAATGCAACAGCTTCCCAGGACTAATATACAATCTTCCCTGGGACATTCCACTGGGATTGCATCATATTTACCTGCTCGATCGTCTGGAAACCAGCACGTTACAGAGCTGCAGCCACCTCTTCAAATAGTTCACCAGGCTCCAAATCTTCTCTCAGCCACACCTTGCGGACCACCATATAATACCAATCCTTCTACTATGCCAACCAGAACACCATCTACTCCTGTCACCACCAGTACACGACCATCAACCGCTATACCCACCGCTACACCAAGCAGACCACCATCTATGGCCATTCCCACCAGCACACCAAGCCAACTACCATCTATTGCCACTCCCACCAGCACACCAAGCAGGCTACCATCTACTGTTATCCCTACCAGCACACATAATAGACCACCATCTACCACTATCTCCATCAGCACACCAAACAGACCGTCATCTGCTGCCATCCCCACCAGCACAATAAACAGAACGTCATCTGTCACCGTCTCCACCAGTGCTTCAAACAGGCAACCCTCTACTTTCATCCCCACAGGTACACCAACCAGACCTCTAACTACCGCTGCCCCCACCAGCACACCAACTAGACCGCTGCCTACTATCAACCCCATCACCCCCTCTAGCAGACCTATATCTAATATTAACCCAATTATGCCTCATAACAGATCTAGCCAACCACCCCCGAACATCAACCACGTCACCCCTTCCACCAGGATTCCACGAGGAACTGGTGAAATCCGTGCTCCAGCCCCACACATCCGACCTTTTAGGCCTTCAACTTCTATATCTCATAATGAATTTGCATCTCGCAGAGTAATTTCAAGTCAACACATATCAAGCAGTTTGCCACTGTCTCAAACTTTAGCCCAGCCGCCACAAAAGCCACCATCTTTGACAAGTAATTGCCTTCCTACTCAGGATTCCCCAAGTAGTACACCTTTGACGTCTCCAATGGTGACCCAAGCTTCATCCCAGCCACCAGCATCAGTGCCCTTAGCACCATCAGTGTCATATCAGCTACCACCATTGCACTCTTTGTATTCACAAGATAATGTGCCTGCGACCTCAACCTCACATTCCCAAATGTCACTACCACCAATGCCATCAATACCCATTAGCAACACTGGGCTTTATAGTGCGTCTGACAGGCCAACTCCTGGTATTTTAAGCCAACCGGCTCTTGATTTGCTCAAGGAAATAGATAAACGAGCTGCTATTCATCAGACAAACATGTATTCACCTCCATCTGAGCTTGGTAAGTTTGGTAAAGTCG harbors:
- the LOC122602853 gene encoding uncharacterized protein LOC122602853 isoform X2 encodes the protein MASDNRRSSKRVKDNENVNLNEKKTPTCGSPASSVKRLSKESPLKKQTIESPVKEGLSNTRKSSRLEGRDPIAATPVKKLTTPVKRSDRVNKVVKKAGSPSLKSKKGKNLRSLKHCLMDTSEHKKDRNKGSDVGGRKRKREAASVTLSAEPQRVKTEGEDSDHESQEKSSKADSSSSSDVEELEKPDEVCQPDTSRTECSNFKSLEGKDGNDGECSDKTGEDFTPNASIRQSRMSYMKESPSDATCDTEMSDKSSVKDRTACEADGAAEAVEMIKGVKNIKSGVLSVSGVPESIWDTREVEVSDTKGLQKQYFVKYKGLAHIHNQWVSETRLLVEDSLLVENFSKNGSMKWSEEWTVPHKLLKKRLLLSLEPLQECQKITGKVLKYHHEWLVQWQALGYEQATWESESNPVLDSPEGHNLIKEYEWLYLFSHHGNKKTHVSSNDKTEEMTVKLPSIPTCSPPGMENIHLGYVKNLHDAWSKGQTSLIFDDQERIMRIVLFILSLKDVTLPFLLITTSDSISLWEAMLLKIVPCNALKVSLEDKDEKRTCRLLQVHKESGQLAFQILLYHVETFVKDLNMLKSIKWEAVTVDESQSSEISAHFSHIKSLTTNKRLLVFCGPLGVSMTSYVDVLSLLDCDVISKTELDDISKLKETLSKLIAYECKSGSYTKFVEFWVPVQISNVQLEQYCSMLLSNVLALSSYSKSDTVGALHDVLVSNRKCCDHPYIVDQTLQRALTKDLEPAKFLDVGIKASGKLQFLDLILPEMRKRQLRVLILFQPLSGSGKDSASIGDILDDFIRQRFGEDSYERVDGIGMIPSKKQAALNNFNDKERGRFVFLLEYRACLPSIRLSSVDAIIIFDSDWNPANDLRALQKVAIDSQSEQIMIFRLYTSSTLEEKILRLAEHNTTIDSKLLNLSRSTSDALLMWGATYLFDKLDEFHSASGLLLSSEVNVWNKLTEEFLNLISHIPNNTDEAKMLITRVQPVCGSYGKNLPLPSVANEKQPHMFWKNLLVGRNPSWKYLSTSTPRQRKRPSYSEASPAKANVSNDEVGRKRKKNANNIVQPVASKPILEEAEIARDSRVPSHNVSQSLGDASCNEMSFRDLLKLNISKLCEVLRLSKDVKIVVERFLEYVIENYRVVKEPANTLHAFLISLCWIGSALLKHKLDRTQSVVLANKHLDFRCNEEEAQSVYLKLETAKDKFLYQTQNQNKTNISGDFIPPSQPISTKSLDPTVMVEILESQPIQVDDAILFVEHRNSEISKQISSDCHQGDIINLDMSDPMEAQNGSRNSNGCHSPYGHSVLQDLEIQKESAQANEHLVDPSSLPKSNNLQTVEQQSDSHSTLGEQQPDTHSADRVDGQPSNEPSNHSQDSEALSQSVEASVQVSNQAATPHGSQLFIGHGSDNHNQGVSRMSSSDPLQAELEKLCELKVTVNKCHEAIKVKLKSEHEKELEEMIARINQKYEARNQDVEAAFHSKRKEIDICFNRVVKSKVLAETFRCKCQDLTPFNPVEIQGGMQQLPRTNIQSSLGHSTGIASYLPARSSGNQHVTELQPPLQIVHQAPNLLSATPCGPPYNTNPSTMPTRTPSTPVTTSTRPSTAIPTATPSRPPSMAIPTSTPSQLPSIATPTSTPSRLPSTVIPTSTHNRPPSTTISISTPNRPSSAAIPTSTINRTSSVTVSTSASNRQPSTFIPTGTPTRPLTTAAPTSTPTRPLPTINPITPSSRPISNINPIMPHNRSSQPPPNINHVTPSTRIPRGTGEIRAPAPHIRPFRPSTSISHNEFASRRVISSQHISSSLPLSQTLAQPPQKPPSLTSNCLPTQDSPSSTPLTSPMVTQASSQPPASVPLAPSVSYQLPPLHSLYSQDNVPATSTSHSQMSLPPMPSIPISNTGLYSASDRPTPGILSQPALDLLKEIDKRAAIHQTNMYSPPSELGKFGKVGNDSGLVCLSDDD